Part of the Marinobacterium rhizophilum genome is shown below.
CTGGTCCGGCAAGGTGATTCAGCCCGAATCCGATATCGACGATACCCTGGTGGAGCTTAACCGCCGGATCGCCGCCGACCCCGATGTGGAAAACATCTTCCTGACCGTACGTGATGGCGTCAACGTGGTGCGCAAGCTGCGCTAGCGGGCATTGCGCGAACTCAATGGGTCAGTGACACCAGATCACTGACCAACTCCCGGCGCAGCGCATCACCCACCTCCAGAGGCCCGATCCGGCACGCCGGGTGGTCGACACCGGCATGCAGCGCCCGGCCCTTGGCCGCGGCACTCAGCATCGCCGGAGTCAGCTCAAAACGCAGAAAGTGCACGCTGGACGTTTTTTCATCGGTGCTGCGCTCCATATCCTCATCGGCAATGGCGAATACCGGCTCCAGCGTGCCCACCTGCATCCAGACCCGGTGCTCGACCGCCACCATCGCCTGCAAACGCCGACGCCGCTCGGGAACATCGGCGATTTCGATCATCAGCGTCGCCTTCCAGTTGGAGCCATCGGGGATCAGCGGATTGTAGGCGTTGAGTTCATCCAGTATTTCGGCCTCTTCAAACAGTTTTTCGATACGCAACATTTCCTGAATCTGGTACTGCACCGTGGTGCGATCCTCGAACAGCAGGCGCAGATGATCGCCGAGCATCAACTGTCGGTCACGCTTGTGGGCCATGACCCGGGCGCGGAAGTCACCACGCCGGCGAGCATAGGTTTCCAGTGGCCAAAGGTCCTGCGGGGTAAGCTTGTTCATGAGGCGACTCCGTACAGTGCCAGGGGGATGCGGTCGCGCGCAGTCAAATGCCATAGGCCTTGCGCAGCAGGCTGATGGGGGGTTCGGCCTGATCGACCCCTTCGCTGAGGTGAGCGATATGGGTCGCGGCCATGGGGCAGTCGCTGGCGAAGTGATCCGCCTGCTGCTGTTCCACCTTGCGCACCACCGGGCGGGCGATTTTTACCGAACGCTCACGGGTTTCCACCCGCACCGCATAGGTGCCGTCATGGCCGGAGCAACGCTCCAGCGCGTGCACCTGGGTGTCCGGCACCAGGTTCAGCACATCGCGGGTCTTGAGACCGATATTCTGCACCCGCAGATGACAGGCCACCTGGTAACTGATGTCGCCGAGCCCCTGGGCGAAATCCAGCTTCAGGCCGCCCCCCCTGTGCCGCAGCCACAGGTACTCGAACGGATCAAAGAAGGCAGCCCGTACCCTGGCGACGTCGGCATCGTCCGGGAACAGCAACGGCAGCTCCTGCTTGAACATCAGCACGCAGGAGGGAATGGGCGCGATCAGGTCAAAGCCTTCATCCACCAGCGCCGCCAGCCGCGGGATGTTGTACTCCCGTGCCCTTGCCACCGATGCCAGATCCCCCAGCTCCATCTTGGGCATGGCGCAGCATTTTTCCCGTGGCACCATCTCGATATGGATGTCGTTGTGCTGATAAACGCGAAACAGGTCCTCCCCCAGTTCAGGACCGTTGTAGTTGCCGTAACAGGTGGCAAAGAGCGCTACCTTGCCGGTGGTGCCGTTCAGCGCCCGCGGACTGATAGCCTGTCGCAGCGGCGCCACGCGCTTGCGCAAGGTTTTGCGATGGTATTTGGGCAGTGGGGCCTGGTGGTGCACGCCCAGGGATTTCTCCAGCAGGCTGCGAAACCCGCCGTTCGCGTTCATCCCGTTTACGGTGATATCGACAAGCGGGATTGATGCCAGAGCGCCAACCCGGTCCGTGCTGGTGAGGACAAGATCACGCAAGGATGCCCGCTGTTGCTGGAAGTGCACCGCCTTGGCTCGCAACATCAGGTGCGGAAAGTCCACGTTCCATTCATGGGGTGGCACGTAGGGGCACTTGGTCATGTAGCAGAGATCGCACAGATAGCACTGATCCGCCACCTTCATGAAGTCCGCCTTGTCGACACCGTCCACTTCCATGGTGTCGGACTCGTCCACCAGGTCAAACAGCGTCGGGAAGGCATCGCAGAGGCTGACGCAACGCCGGCAGCCGTGGCAGATATCAAATACCCGCGCCAGCTCCTGGTTCAGAGCCTCGCTGTCGTAAAAGGCCGGTGACTGCCAGTCAATCGGGTGGCGGGTCGGTGCCTCCAGGCTCCCTTCGCGCGGTGTGCTGTGCTGACTCATGGCGCTCCCTTCTTCAAGGCGGCCCGCAACGCGGCCGGCGAGGCCCAAAAAGACCGCCCGGCACCCTGCCCGCAGCGGCAGTCACTATGGTGGCAACCAGGCGATGCCCGCTCAGCCATCGAGAGCGTCGAGGGCTTTCTGAAAGCGGTTGGCATGGCTGCGCTCCGCCTTGGCCAGGGTTTCGAACCAGTCGGCGACCTCGTCGAAGCCTTCATCACGGGCGGTCTTGGCCATGCCCGGGTACATGTCAGTGTACTCATGGGTCTCACCGGCAATCGCAGACTTGAGGTTCAGCGAGGTGCCACCGATCGGCAGTCCGGTAGCCGGGTCCCCCACCTCTTCGAGGTACTCCAGGTGACCGTGAGCATGCCCGGTTTCACCTTCGGCGGTGGAGCGGAACACCGCGGAAACATCGTTGTAACCTTCAACATCCGCCTTGGCGGCAAAGTACAGATAACGGCGGTTGGCCTGGGATTCGCCGGCAAAGGCGTCCTTCAGGTTTTGCTCGGTTTGGGAACCTTTGAGCGACATGTCACACCTCCTCAAACGCATGAAAAAAGACGGACCGGCAGGACGCATGGCCTTTCGCCGCCACACACCCTGGTTAAAAAGTAGGCGGCGAACTAAAATCTGTACAATAGATAAATACTGATGCAATGATCGAGTTTTTCGATGACTCATCCACCCACACTGAAACAGCTCAAATACCTCTGCGCCGTGGCAGACCAGCTGCACTTTGGCCGCGCCGCCAGGGCCTGCTACGTATCACAGTCCAGCCTGAGTTCCGCCATCGCCGAACTCGAAGCTCACCTGGGTGTGATCCTGCTGGAGCGCAACAACAAGCGCGTGCTGCTGACCGATATCGGTGCCGCCGTGGTGGCCCGCAGCCATCAGATACTCAATGCCGTGGACGACCTGGCCGCGCTGTGCGAGCAGGCGGTGGCACCCCTTAGCGGGCGCATGCGCCTGGGGGTGATTCCCACCATTGCGCCCTTTCTGCTGCCGGGTTTGCTGAACCGGCTGCGCGCCGAGCATCCGCAGTTTCAGCTGTTTATCCGCGAAGGCCTGAGCCAGCACCTGGTGGATGCCCTGCACCAGGGCGAGCTCGACCTGCTATTGCTGGCCATTCCATTTGCAGCCGACGGCGTCCAGACCATGCACCTGTTTAGCGATGACTTTCTACTGGCCTGCCCGTCGAGCCACCCGCTAAGCCACAGCAAAGAGCTGCACACCCGGGATCTGGCCGGCCAGGAGCTGC
Proteins encoded:
- a CDS encoding DUF3501 family protein, translating into MNKLTPQDLWPLETYARRRGDFRARVMAHKRDRQLMLGDHLRLLFEDRTTVQYQIQEMLRIEKLFEEAEILDELNAYNPLIPDGSNWKATLMIEIADVPERRRRLQAMVAVEHRVWMQVGTLEPVFAIADEDMERSTDEKTSSVHFLRFELTPAMLSAAAKGRALHAGVDHPACRIGPLEVGDALRRELVSDLVSLTH
- a CDS encoding heterodisulfide reductase-related iron-sulfur binding cluster yields the protein MSQHSTPREGSLEAPTRHPIDWQSPAFYDSEALNQELARVFDICHGCRRCVSLCDAFPTLFDLVDESDTMEVDGVDKADFMKVADQCYLCDLCYMTKCPYVPPHEWNVDFPHLMLRAKAVHFQQQRASLRDLVLTSTDRVGALASIPLVDITVNGMNANGGFRSLLEKSLGVHHQAPLPKYHRKTLRKRVAPLRQAISPRALNGTTGKVALFATCYGNYNGPELGEDLFRVYQHNDIHIEMVPREKCCAMPKMELGDLASVARAREYNIPRLAALVDEGFDLIAPIPSCVLMFKQELPLLFPDDADVARVRAAFFDPFEYLWLRHRGGGLKLDFAQGLGDISYQVACHLRVQNIGLKTRDVLNLVPDTQVHALERCSGHDGTYAVRVETRERSVKIARPVVRKVEQQQADHFASDCPMAATHIAHLSEGVDQAEPPISLLRKAYGI
- a CDS encoding rubrerythrin family protein is translated as MSLKGSQTEQNLKDAFAGESQANRRYLYFAAKADVEGYNDVSAVFRSTAEGETGHAHGHLEYLEEVGDPATGLPIGGTSLNLKSAIAGETHEYTDMYPGMAKTARDEGFDEVADWFETLAKAERSHANRFQKALDALDG
- a CDS encoding hydrogen peroxide-inducible genes activator: MTHPPTLKQLKYLCAVADQLHFGRAARACYVSQSSLSSAIAELEAHLGVILLERNNKRVLLTDIGAAVVARSHQILNAVDDLAALCEQAVAPLSGRMRLGVIPTIAPFLLPGLLNRLRAEHPQFQLFIREGLSQHLVDALHQGELDLLLLAIPFAADGVQTMHLFSDDFLLACPSSHPLSHSKELHTRDLAGQELLLLEEGHCLRGHALAACHLSSATLSVPFQATSLNTLVQMVANGIGITLLPRMALQTPILAGTSVLTREFAEPDVQRAIGLMWRRQAARTDEFRLLGEFIQQHAVPAIRTAAP